The Candidatus Polarisedimenticolia bacterium genome has a segment encoding these proteins:
- a CDS encoding putative metal-binding motif-containing protein, which yields MNKAVAIALIGIPLCLALTSGVYAACAAGVPIYHGVDSYFVCTDTGPVAGFTYELSNPIGANSGLVDIVNEGVGDDGRVTISTDWQVSGFVGCPVSQAGRRRIVIAVQGNDGKGLFVSLSGVDPNSLGYLVEMAHKFDPSTGLALPLPCGDTGGAPTIVSQSSSGGMVTLSLHFTAPSVFSDCDPDSLGVMAGLGTCPDNFTASTEIGRIFTRLATCTTPPDLRRDQWTDTGLVPDADGNATLTVSAPGKGQCLYAGDTATINGFESSGITGFVTISGEPCFDDDLDGVTDCQGDCDDSDPARFPGNPEICDGIDNNCDGQADNGIACQGSCFPPNKIGADIRVTNDTSQSIEPSLVWTGSEFGVAWSDFRDGNDEIYFAHLDPSGSKIGTDIRVTNNPARSTMASLVWTGSEYGLAWADNRDGNYEIYFKRLGPAGTFVTGDLRVTNAARDSIRPSLVWSGTGYGLAWSDLRDDYNGELYFALLDASGSKIGADVRLTDHPRISSNPSLAWTGSRFGIAFRDDRNGGEGDVYFVGVGASGTKLAEEIRVTTTSTLFVAPSLVWTGSEYGVAWDSKTDAQPVHVVFARLDPTGNRIGGEVRVDGSPDGSSLPSLVWNGDEYGVTWVDGRDGNGEIYFIGLTAQGVRIGSDFRLTNDPGSLNSPRLAWTGSQYTVAWTDFRNFNEEIYLASIGCNCVDTDGDGFTSCTDCDDVRADVHPGAAEVCDGADNDCDGLVDEGAAGTDPDGDGVLSACDNCPLVDNPAQEDQDFDRVGDACDVCPTIPNASQDPAVCDQRIDPIAISFSGPLGRGSGIVTWTTTHEVDIASFNIVVFDSQGNRSQQNMAPIECEECVTGAPHTYLLTVPKHKSGKNIFVELIRINGTVELWGPATRE from the coding sequence ATGAACAAAGCGGTTGCGATCGCGCTCATCGGCATTCCACTCTGTCTCGCCCTCACTTCCGGCGTCTACGCGGCCTGCGCCGCGGGGGTGCCCATCTATCATGGCGTCGATTCCTATTTCGTGTGCACGGACACGGGACCTGTCGCCGGCTTCACCTATGAGCTCTCGAATCCGATCGGCGCGAACAGTGGCCTCGTGGACATCGTCAACGAGGGTGTGGGGGACGATGGACGCGTGACTATCAGCACAGACTGGCAGGTGTCCGGGTTCGTCGGCTGTCCGGTCTCGCAGGCGGGAAGGCGGCGTATCGTGATCGCCGTCCAGGGTAACGACGGGAAAGGACTCTTCGTCTCGCTGAGCGGCGTCGACCCCAACTCGTTGGGTTACCTCGTCGAAATGGCACACAAGTTCGACCCGTCGACCGGCCTTGCCCTTCCCCTGCCCTGTGGTGACACCGGGGGGGCCCCGACAATCGTTTCCCAGTCCTCGTCGGGCGGCATGGTGACCCTCTCGCTTCACTTTACTGCTCCGAGCGTCTTCAGCGACTGCGACCCGGACTCTCTCGGAGTCATGGCCGGCCTCGGAACCTGCCCCGACAACTTCACAGCTTCGACCGAGATCGGCAGGATATTCACCCGGCTGGCCACCTGCACGACGCCGCCCGACCTGAGGCGGGATCAGTGGACTGATACGGGTCTCGTTCCCGATGCCGACGGCAACGCCACCCTGACAGTCTCGGCGCCCGGCAAGGGTCAGTGCCTGTACGCCGGCGACACGGCGACCATCAACGGCTTCGAGAGCAGCGGAATCACCGGGTTCGTGACCATCTCGGGCGAACCTTGCTTCGACGACGATCTCGACGGTGTCACGGACTGCCAGGGAGACTGTGACGATTCGGATCCCGCACGATTCCCGGGAAACCCGGAGATCTGCGACGGGATCGACAACAATTGCGATGGTCAGGCCGACAACGGGATTGCCTGCCAGGGGTCGTGCTTCCCGCCCAACAAGATCGGGGCGGACATCCGAGTCACGAACGACACCAGCCAGTCCATCGAGCCCTCTTTGGTCTGGACGGGATCGGAATTCGGCGTGGCCTGGTCGGATTTTCGCGACGGAAACGATGAGATCTATTTTGCGCATCTCGATCCATCGGGATCGAAGATCGGCACTGACATCAGGGTCACCAATAACCCGGCAAGGAGCACGATGGCCTCTCTGGTCTGGACGGGGTCGGAGTACGGACTCGCATGGGCAGACAACCGGGATGGCAATTACGAGATCTACTTCAAGCGACTCGGGCCGGCCGGAACCTTCGTGACCGGCGACCTGCGAGTCACGAACGCCGCGCGGGATTCGATCCGTCCCAGCCTCGTCTGGTCGGGAACCGGTTACGGCCTCGCCTGGAGCGACCTTCGCGACGATTACAACGGCGAGCTCTACTTCGCGCTGCTCGATGCCTCCGGGTCCAAGATCGGCGCCGACGTCCGGCTCACCGATCATCCGAGGATTTCCAGCAACCCGAGCCTGGCGTGGACCGGATCTCGGTTCGGCATCGCCTTTCGGGATGACCGGAACGGCGGGGAGGGCGACGTCTACTTTGTCGGGGTCGGCGCTTCGGGGACCAAGCTGGCGGAGGAAATCCGTGTCACCACGACGTCAACTCTGTTCGTGGCTCCTTCGCTCGTCTGGACAGGATCGGAGTATGGAGTCGCCTGGGACAGCAAAACGGACGCGCAGCCCGTCCACGTCGTCTTCGCGCGCCTCGACCCAACCGGGAATCGGATCGGCGGCGAGGTCCGAGTGGACGGCAGTCCGGACGGCTCGAGTTTGCCGTCGCTGGTCTGGAACGGCGATGAGTACGGCGTGACGTGGGTGGACGGGCGCGACGGGAACGGGGAGATCTATTTCATCGGCCTGACCGCCCAGGGCGTGCGCATCGGCTCCGACTTCAGGCTGACGAACGACCCCGGATCCTTGAATTCGCCTAGGCTGGCCTGGACTGGGAGCCAGTACACGGTGGCCTGGACAGACTTCCGAAACTTCAACGAGGAGATATACCTGGCTAGCATCGGCTGCAATTGCGTTGACACGGATGGAGACGGGTTCACCTCCTGCACCGACTGCGACGACGTCCGCGCCGACGTGCATCCGGGGGCTGCGGAGGTCTGTGACGGCGCGGACAACGACTGCGACGGGCTCGTGGACGAGGGTGCCGCCGGGACCGACCCCGACGGCGACGGCGTCCTGAGCGCCTGCGACAACTGCCCGCTCGTCGACAATCCGGCACAGGAGGACCAGGACTTCGACCGGGTCGGCGATGCCTGCGACGTCTGTCCGACGATTCCCAACGCCAGTCAGGACCCGGCGGTTTGCGACCAGCGTATCGACCCGATCGCCATTTCCTTCTCGGGCCCGCTGGGCCGGGGCTCGGGGATCGTCACCTGGACAACCACCCACGAGGTCGACATTGCGTCCTTCAATATCGTCGTGTTCGACTCGCAGGGGAACCGGAGCCAGCAGAACATGGCCCCGATCGAATGCGAGGAGTGCGTCACGGGGGCGCCGCACACGTATCTCCTGACCGTGCCCAAGCACAAGAGCGGGAAGAACATCTTCGTCGAGTTGATCCGGATCAACGGAACCGTCGAGCTCTGGGGACCGGCCACACGGGAATAG
- a CDS encoding GIY-YIG nuclease family protein has translation MAQWSVYVVRCGDGTLYTGIATNIRRRLAEHARHDGRGAKYVRGRGPLRLVFVRAVGTRGMALQIESRIKKLPKARKEALIAGGAGNPFRVGLPEFNAATPPSPRASRRPAARGPCRPAARRASRPASG, from the coding sequence ATGGCGCAATGGTCCGTCTACGTCGTGCGGTGCGGTGATGGGACCCTCTATACCGGCATCGCCACGAACATTCGCCGTCGGCTCGCGGAGCATGCGCGGCACGACGGCCGGGGGGCGAAGTATGTGCGCGGCAGAGGGCCGCTGCGCCTCGTGTTCGTGAGAGCCGTCGGCACCAGGGGCATGGCGCTGCAAATCGAAAGCCGGATCAAGAAGCTTCCGAAGGCACGGAAGGAGGCGCTGATCGCAGGGGGCGCCGGAAATCCGTTCCGGGTCGGGCTCCCCGAATTCAACGCGGCGACGCCCCCGTCGCCACGGGCTTCACGTCGTCCGGCAGCGCGGGGGCCTTGTCGCCCGGCGGCGAGGCGGGCGTCCCGTCCGGCATCGGGATGA